In one window of Nothobranchius furzeri strain GRZ-AD chromosome 11, NfurGRZ-RIMD1, whole genome shotgun sequence DNA:
- the sh3bp5a gene encoding SH3 domain-binding protein 5 isoform X1: MEQNGNNSEEESECVQEEEVDPRIQGELEKLNQSTDDINRCESELEDFRQRFRVVLVEATVKLDELMKKIGRAVDESKPYWEARKVARKAQVETQKATQEFQRAVEILRAAKETIALAEEKLLEEDSRQFDSAWQEMLNHATQRVMEAEQARTRSEAEHRKTAANYNLCISRMRQLEKKLKRSVNKSRPYFELKAKYYLQLEQLKHRVDELQAKLVSAKAEYRSALRNLESISEEIHAHRRSLALGTREQGVGAEVDEANEDIANFTMDSDGLSMVSVSVDEEGSQSSEEELDTRSTSSCQPMPSSPSSSTSHPSTPASTSFPYVFPSSPSISSSSLCPDGLDLVSPCSSHSPDSVHGSGHTSPLLGPRSQCSGASSPDCDQERGDRAEGAEVTLEDSLNKLTLTVAQVCEDEDDPHPADSGVSFPSSASTVLLLSSVSP; the protein is encoded by the exons ATGGAGCAAAATGGGAATAACAGCGAGGAGGAATCAGAGTGTGTTCAAGAGGAAGAGGTGGACCCTAGAATCCAG GGAGAACTGGAAAAGCTGAACCAGTCTACAGATGACATCAACCGCTGTGAGAGTGAGCTGGAG GATTTCCGCCAGAGGTTTCGTGTTGTGCTGGTGGAAGCAACAGTGAAGCTGGACGAGCTGATGAAGAAGATCGGTCGAGCTGTGGATGAGTCCAAACCTTACTGGGAAGCTCGTAAAGTGGCAAgaaag gcccaggTCGAAACCCAAAAGGCCACTCAGGAGTTCCAGCGGGCGGTGGAGATCCTGCGGGCGGCCAAGGAGACCATCGCCTTGGCAGAGGAGAAACTTCTGGAGGAGGACAGTCGCCAGTTTGACTCAGCATGGCAGGAAATGCTCAACCACGCCACACAGAGA GTGATGGAGGCAGAACAAGCGAGGACGCGGAGTGAAGCTGAACACAGGAAAACAGCCGCCAACTATAATTTGTGCATCAGCCGCATGAGGCAGCTGGAGAAGAAGCTGAAGCGCTCCGTAAACAAATCCAG ACCCTATTTTGAGCTGAAAGCCAAATATTATCTGCAGCTTGAG CAACTGAAGCATCGCGTGGACGAGCTTCAGGCCAAACTTGTGTCTGCCAAGGCCGAGTACCGTTCAGCGTTACGTAACCTGGAGAGCATCTCCGAGGAGATCCACGCCCATCGGCGCTCCCTGGCTTTGGGAACCAGAGAGCAAGGTGTTGGTGCCGAGGTGGACGAGGCAAACGAGGACATCGCCAACTTCACCATGGACTCAGACGGCCTGTCGA TGGTGTCAGTGTCAGTCGATGAAGAGGGCAGTCAGAGCTCTGAGGAGGAGTTGGACACTCGCAGCACCTCCTCGTGCCAACCGAtgccctcctctccctcctcctccacctcccaccCCTCCACACCTGCCAGCACATCTTTCCCCTATGTCTTCCCCTCCTCCCCCTcgatctcctcttcctccttatgTCCCGACGGTCTGGATTTAGTGAGCCCTTGCAGCTCTCACAGCCCAGACTCGGTGCACGGTTCTGGGCACACCTCACCCCTCCTGGGCCCCCGCAGCCAGTGCAGTGGAGCCTCCTCTCCAGACTGCGACCAGGAGAGAG gtgaCAGAGCAGAAGGGGCGGAGGTGACATTAGAGGACAGTCTGAACAAGCTAACCTTGACTGTTGCACAAGTCTGTGAGGACGAGGACGATCCTCATCCCGCTGACTctggtgtgtccttccccagctctgcCTCCACCGTCCTGTTACTCAGCAGTGTCTCACCCTGA
- the sh3bp5a gene encoding SH3 domain-binding protein 5 isoform X2, translated as MEQNGNNSEEESECVQEEEVDPRIQGELEKLNQSTDDINRCESELEDFRQRFRVVLVEATVKLDELMKKIGRAVDESKPYWEARKVARKAQVETQKATQEFQRAVEILRAAKETIALAEEKLLEEDSRQFDSAWQEMLNHATQRVMEAEQARTRSEAEHRKTAANYNLCISRMRQLEKKLKRSVNKSRPYFELKAKYYLQLEQLKHRVDELQAKLVSAKAEYRSALRNLESISEEIHAHRRSLALGTREQGVGAEVDEANEDIANFTMDSDGLSMVSVSVDEEGSQSSEEELDTRSTSSCQPMPSSPSSSTSHPSTPASTSFPYVFPSSPSISSSSLCPDGLDLVSPCSSHSPDSVHGSGHTSPLLGPRSQCSGASSPDCDQERGV; from the exons ATGGAGCAAAATGGGAATAACAGCGAGGAGGAATCAGAGTGTGTTCAAGAGGAAGAGGTGGACCCTAGAATCCAG GGAGAACTGGAAAAGCTGAACCAGTCTACAGATGACATCAACCGCTGTGAGAGTGAGCTGGAG GATTTCCGCCAGAGGTTTCGTGTTGTGCTGGTGGAAGCAACAGTGAAGCTGGACGAGCTGATGAAGAAGATCGGTCGAGCTGTGGATGAGTCCAAACCTTACTGGGAAGCTCGTAAAGTGGCAAgaaag gcccaggTCGAAACCCAAAAGGCCACTCAGGAGTTCCAGCGGGCGGTGGAGATCCTGCGGGCGGCCAAGGAGACCATCGCCTTGGCAGAGGAGAAACTTCTGGAGGAGGACAGTCGCCAGTTTGACTCAGCATGGCAGGAAATGCTCAACCACGCCACACAGAGA GTGATGGAGGCAGAACAAGCGAGGACGCGGAGTGAAGCTGAACACAGGAAAACAGCCGCCAACTATAATTTGTGCATCAGCCGCATGAGGCAGCTGGAGAAGAAGCTGAAGCGCTCCGTAAACAAATCCAG ACCCTATTTTGAGCTGAAAGCCAAATATTATCTGCAGCTTGAG CAACTGAAGCATCGCGTGGACGAGCTTCAGGCCAAACTTGTGTCTGCCAAGGCCGAGTACCGTTCAGCGTTACGTAACCTGGAGAGCATCTCCGAGGAGATCCACGCCCATCGGCGCTCCCTGGCTTTGGGAACCAGAGAGCAAGGTGTTGGTGCCGAGGTGGACGAGGCAAACGAGGACATCGCCAACTTCACCATGGACTCAGACGGCCTGTCGA TGGTGTCAGTGTCAGTCGATGAAGAGGGCAGTCAGAGCTCTGAGGAGGAGTTGGACACTCGCAGCACCTCCTCGTGCCAACCGAtgccctcctctccctcctcctccacctcccaccCCTCCACACCTGCCAGCACATCTTTCCCCTATGTCTTCCCCTCCTCCCCCTcgatctcctcttcctccttatgTCCCGACGGTCTGGATTTAGTGAGCCCTTGCAGCTCTCACAGCCCAGACTCGGTGCACGGTTCTGGGCACACCTCACCCCTCCTGGGCCCCCGCAGCCAGTGCAGTGGAGCCTCCTCTCCAGACTGCGACCAGGAGAGAGGTGTGTGA